DNA from Felis catus isolate Fca126 chromosome B3, F.catus_Fca126_mat1.0, whole genome shotgun sequence:
TTGGCGGCGCTCGAGGGGTCCTTGCGGCTCTCCGGGCCGCCCttggcgccgccgccgccgccgccgccgccgccgcctccgctcCCGCTTCCGCCCCCGGCCCCTGGCTGCTTCTCACACTTGAAGCGCTTCTGTCGGCGCAAGTAACAACCGTTCTCAAACATGTTGCCGGAGTCCGGGTGCAGCGTCCAGTAGGAGCCTTTGCCTGGCTTGTCCGGGGATCGCGCCACTTTGACGAAGCAGTCGTTGAAGGACAGCGAGTGCCGGATGGAGTTCTGCCAACGTTGCTGGTTCTGCCGGTAATAAGGGAAGAGGTCCATGATCCACTGGTAGATCTCGCTTAGCGTGAGCATCTTGCTGGGCGCCTGCTGGATGGCCATGGTGATGAGCGAGATGTACGAGTAGGGCGGCTTGGCGTGCGGGTAGCTGCGCTTGAAAGTCTTGGCATCGCCGCCGCCACTCGCTCGGCTGCGGCCCAGGTTGGACGGCGCGTACGCCATGGGGCTCATGCACGGGTTCATGGCAGCGGCGTAGGGGCTCAGGCCGTTCATGGAGGCCGCGGGCTGCGCGCCCATGGCGCCCATGCCGCCGGGGCTCAGCGTTGTCCCCATGGCCGTCACGCCCGCAGCCGTCATGCTGTTCATGGCGCCCGCGGAGCCTCCTGGCATGCCAGCCACCGCGCCCGGACTCAGGCCGGCGCCCAGGCCCGGGTTTGCGTAGGACATGTTGAACGAAGCTGGGGTCATGTTGCCGCTGGTGGTCATGGTGTTCATGGTCATGTAGGTGTTCATGGAGTTCATAGAGCCCAGGCCCGAGTTCATGTTGCTGACGGGGACCGAGGAGTAGGCCTGGAGCAGAGATAGCAAGTGAAGAGGCCCCAAAGGGCGGGGTTAGTGGTGGGCGCGGGCGGCCGATCCTCCCGGGGCAAACCCGGAGATTTTCAGAGAGCATTTCTGCAAAGCATAGGACCCCCCACCCGGGGCAAACCGTCAGGCGCCCTCCCTAGAAAGAGCAAAAAAATGTCTTGCGCGGCAGGGGAAAAATCCTATCGCGGCAGGCATGAAAGAGAAGCGCTCACAGAAAATATGTCCCCAGGAAGATGTGTAATCGCCTTACATGCCAGGCCCAGGGGCCGGCTTCTGGGGTCCCTCCATCGCCTACCCCATCCACGCCAGTTGGTATCCCAGTCTCCACCCCAGGCCGGCCTCAGCAAAGCCCTTTTGGTTAAAAGGAGTTTTAACCAAACTAGAGAAAAAAGGCGGTGCAGCCTGGGGGTGTGCAACAGAAACACCAGCTCTGTGCCTATCTTGCCTAAGCCTGAGCTGACCGAGGAGCACTCTGTTGTACGGGGTGGCTGTTAATTAAACTCTCCCTGATAGGACTATTCATGGCCGTATGACCCATCCATTTCTCAACAACTGGCTTTATACAcccttagcattttttttttcccaaatggtgACTTTGTTATAATATTTACGAGTAGTGTTTCCCATCTACTTGTAGCAACTGTaatattaaaagggaaagaaactcaataagtttggagaaaaattaaaaatagatctacaagaagagaaggggcagggaggggtgatTAATAATATCAATGCACTACACTTAACTTTGGCATGACTTCACATGTACATCTCTTTAAGACATTCAAAAACTTGCATCAATTTCGTTATCTATTTTCAGCcccataacatttaaaaattttggtgaCACAGTTTGTTGGTATAATCTATTTTGTTTCACATACTGTTATGTTGCTGCGGATCATTTCAAAGACTGGCTTTAAAATCTCACTTTAAATTTCTAAATCAAAGTCGACTTACTTTATCTTAATGCTATTCTGTTTCCCAATTCTCAGCTTTAACCTATAAGGAAGCTCTTTCCACAGGGGACTTCATTGACTAGTGGGTCAAGATGACTGCATTGAATTAAACCCGAGGAAGAATTCTGAGCTCATTTTTAAGCCAACAGGAGGAGAAAATCCTTATCAACAGCAATTTGGGAATGCACTATATATGTTAACAGTATACAGTCAGAAACATAAAAACTTctgataatttaataaaaataatataaattttttcatcAGCAAATACAATTCCATTTGATAACATAAAATCTGTACAGATTTAACACTCTGCTATGGTATGCAAATAAACTCAAGCTCagtttgtaaatataaaaatatacaaatctaaataaaacaattaccataaaaatatttcctgattCTACATTTTTCTGTCCAtgtcttaaagtattttttactttcgtttttttttttcttttttcttttcttctccccaagATTATTCCAAGGCAATATCATTAAGTGTTTTTAACAATGGTGAACTTTTGGGGGTTAATCGCCAGCTGTTTCCAGGGAAATATTTCTAGTAGATGGTGGTCCTGCCTGTACCTGGTTTTCCTCACAATCCCTTTGTGCACATTGTAAAATAAACCACATGAACGTGCCACCAAGGGGACAATGAAGAGAAACAGGTTCCCGGTTCGCCGTGCTGGAGGAAAAGTCAGTTCGCACCAGCGCCACCCAGCGGTACTACGGTAGAATGAGCACACTTCTCCCCAAACAGGGCTTTTAAAGAAGTTTCATAAAATTTCGGAATCGTTTCATTATTAAGACGCTCAACTTAACGGCGGCGCCCTTTCATCTGAAGACATCTTCGAATTCAACCATGGGAGGAAGAGGTCGCCCTGCAGACAAGCTCTGTCTTTCCTAAAGTTACCTCCAACTCGTGCCGGCGCCCGCCCGCCAACCCGTGGCTCCCCGGGCCTGGTTCCGGCTCTCGCTCTCCGCAAAGAGGCAAGTGCTTTCCAGAGAGGGTGCTTTAAAAGCCCACAGTTTCCTAAAACCTTCTGGCCCGCTCCAAGCGCCGAGATCCAGCCTCCCTCGCGGGGCAGCGGATCCGGCTCCAAGGCCCGACCAAGGCCTGGTCGGGATCACATCGGGGGGTGGGCAGGCAGCGATGGCACGGAGAAGGCGCCCACAGCCCGCCAGCCGCCCACCTTGCCGGGCGTCCCCCTGCACCGGCTTCGGGAGCGTCCCGCCTGCCGCCCGCCTCTCACCTCCTGTGTGTCCGCGTAGTAGCTGTTCCAGTCGCTGCTCTCATGCCCTTCCATCTTCACAGTCCCTAACATCCTGGAGCCACCCTGCCCGATGCAACCATCCAGCCCTGTGCGAAGCGACGGGGCAGCCGCGCGGCGCAGGGCGGGGGGCGGAGAGCCGAGCAGCTGCAGTCACCCGAACGCCCGCGCCAGCCCAACGCCACCCTAGCAAGGAGGAAGCCAGGCGCTGCGGGGCGCGGCGTGCGCGGCGGAggcggcgcggcgggcgggggcAGGCGGCGGCCGCGGAGCGCGGCGCCCGGGAGCGCCTCCGCGGGAAGTGAGCGGGTGGCCTCTGCGAGACGAGTGCAGTTGAGCTGATGTGGATCTTACGTCGCTCGAGTGCCCACCTCCTCGTCCTCTCCCCATTTGTCCGCCGCACAAAGACGCTCGCACCTACAAAGCCCGAGGTGCACCTGCGAGGCGACCGCCCGCCAGTCCAGCCGCCGCGCCTCCCGCCCAGCGGCGCTGCCACTGCGCGCCCCCTGCGCCCCCGCCCGCCGAGCCCCCTCCCTCAAACCCGGCCCTCACTTTGTTTGCAAAGCAGCGTAATTGGTTTAAGCCCggaggctgggggaagagggaaatggggttggggggggtaaCCCcctttgaaagaggaaaaaagaaaaataggcgGGGCCGGGCAGGCTAACGAGGGTTCTGGATAGGAACCGCGCAGCCGGAGAAAGGCTGGGGGCGGTGGCTTTGGAGCCCCGGCTCGCAGGGCAGTGCCAGCTAAATGACCCCAGGGTCCCTCCCCAGGGGGACCCACCGCCTTCCAGGGGCCGCCGGCTGCAGCCCCGTCCCGCGCCCCTCTTGCTCTTCTGCCCGCTTCCAGCCCCCACCGTCCTGATTACTGACCCAAAGTTCAACCCTGGGAGACTGGAGAATACAGACCAACCCCTTCCCCTGATTTCAGGCTTGCAAAAGGAGAAAGCCCCACTTTTGCCCCTTCACTAGAAACTCGGCCATCTGAGTTTCTCAACCTAGCCGAGTGACGTTAGGCCTATCTGGGCTCCTGGCTAGCAGAGTGGAGACGCTGCCACGAAACCCGTACCTGCGGCTAAGAGCAGGTGAGTCACAGCACCGTTTTATATCTTTAtgacataacttttttttttttccgcctcGGTCCGCTCTACTTCCCTTGTCATCTGTAGCGAtcataaagaggaagaaactgagaacaGATGTCTGTGTGATAGGGCAGGCGCATCCGAGTCGGGCCGTCCTCCTttgcccagctcctcctcctcctgccccccttcTGCAAACCCCGGGGACTGAGCTGAGGCGACCGTCTGGTTTCTGATAGGGAAAGGTCAGGGGGAGGGGACATCTCCCTAAATGCGCGCGTTAACTGGGAGAGCATGAACCGAGGTGCCGGAATGCATCCGCTCCGTAAGGGAGGTGCCAGGCTTGAAGCCAGGGATGGCGTGCGGCGGTCCCTGGTCCCATCCCAGACCCAGAGGGGCCAGGCTAGCGCCCTGGGCGCTTGCGTGGTTCCTAATGGGTCTTGGACATTGGCGGGAAGTTTTCCCCCAAGCAAAGCCTCTTGGTCCTATAAGGTCCTGGATAGTGGATTGCCCACAAGTCCTGGGGAGAAGGACCAACTGATACGCACTGAGTTGGTGATAGGCTGTGGGATGGTGCGTGTATTTCTGAGTATATGACTGTGCCTATGTGTGAGCTTCTTACTGAGTGTGATCATGTCTGTTTCTAAGTGTGTGGGGTGACCACGTGTGTGCTGTACCCTAGGTAGAACCCACTAGTTTTCTTGAAGTGACAACAAAattaaatctttctaaaatgactTAAGAATCTGCAAAATATTCTTGTTTGGCAAAGTTTTAAGCATGTTATTAATCTCATATTAAGAAATGTGTTTTAACTTGTCTTTCAGATACCTTTCTCCCCTTGTACTTTGTTCTTTCAAATCTTTCTTCCTTGAAATCTGGCAACAGAATTACGTTAAATCCTTGAACCAAACAAATCTCTTAAATCAGCAGGGGAGCACGAGAGGGTGAAGATGTGcagttaaggaaataaaaaagataaaagcatcGGATTACAATTCCTTTTTTAACAAAAGGGGGGGTGTCACATTGTAAGGAATGGAATGAGAGTGAAATTAAATCCACCTGGAACTCAGAGCAGGCGCCTTCTCCAACTGCAGCCTGCCCCTGTGGCTGCAAGTGCCACCATCAGTTTGTGTAAATGTATCTGTAAATGTGTGGATCTGCACAGCCTTCTCAGAGCCACCGCCAGAAACTAATTCTTTTGTGCAAAGTTCTCATCAGCAGCAGGACCTTGGTTTCATTTGTAAAGTACACGGATGCTTAGCTTCCTGGGCctgatgggtgtgtgtgtgtggggtgtgggggggggtggactTTCAGTGCTAATGGAGCTTCCTTGTTCCTTCCCACAGTGATCCTCCAACGCCCTCTTGGCTCTTCAACAAAATCGAGCATGACTAGGGTATTTTCTATGGGTAGTAACAACCTAGTAATAGCTTTGGTACACAAAAAGCTGGTGCTTtaagaagtgggggtggggcgctgTTGTTTTATGGGGGGgtcaattaaaaaatcaaatattcttCCTCTTTTAGCCCACTTTCTAAACCTACCAGAgctcatctttaaaaagaaaaaaaaaaagtcgaggAAAAAAAGCCTATAGCAGGATGTCCAAAGCAAAGTTTTTACAGGGCTTCTTCAAAGCCCAAGACTGGTGGTGTAGAGTGGGCTCTGACAACTGTAGAGCACTGATCCACCTTTAGAGTTCCTGGGTCGCCGCTGGAGGAATTACCCGGCTCACAGCAGCTCCTGTTAtgttgggaggggaggggcgaggaggggcggggaagggggggggcgcTGAATCCTCCTGCAGGCGCCCCCGGAGAGCAGAGCCAGGGGAGTCTGGAACTCCGCACTCCTCCCTTAGCCTGAGATTTTAGTTCATAGAGCTGACTGCCTGCGGCCAAGAAGGAGGCTGGGTTAGCTCCCAGCCTTTCTTCATCTCAGTGGCGATATTCCAACACACCTAACAAATTTAGGAAGTGAAGTTCTAGGGTACTCAGATGCCAGCCAGTCATTTCCCAGAGTTTTAAAAGCGAATCGTCAGGGCCATGCCGGGTctttgatttagaaaataaacaacaaacaaacaaataaaataaagctgcAGTCTCAGGATTGCTGGCCGGTAGGTAGCCAGGTGCCATGCCTGGTTGCTGTAGTCTACTCGTCACAAAACCTCGTCTCCCAAATAGGCCCTGTCTTTACGCTTTGCAGGAGGCTGTGCTGTGCTTTCCTCGGGAGGCTGGGTGGACTCGAGGGCAGCCACGTGGCGGCTGCTGGGGCGTCTCGGGCGGATCCCGCTCGGCTAGGATGGGTGTGCGCCAGCTAAGTGCAGCCCAGGGGAAGGCAAGCTCCTCAGTCGGTGTGAGCCGCAGCGGTCCGTAAGGTGGTGCGACGACCGTCCAGGTGGCCTGGGGCTGAGGAAGCGGCCCCGCCCTTCCCGAAAGATGCGCCTTCTGCGCCTTTGGGGTCCGCTCCCAGCGCAGTCCCGGCTGTGGCGGCGGGCGGTACGACATTCACCCGCCAAACTCGGCTACCCTCGCTTCCCTTTCCCAGTATTACCTGGCTGGGATCTCCTTCCTCAGATCTTCACCAGGGCTGGGAGAAGCAGGGGGTGACGACGGCGAGAGACGGCTCGCCCCTCAGGCCTTGGGCCCAGCCCTCTGTCAGTGGCTGCGCCGGGGTCCTTCCCATTTAGCCAGACTGCGGGGTGCGCAGGGAGCGGTGGCGGCGGGCCTCTGTGGTGCTCTGTGGAGCCTTCCGAGGACTTCCCTCTGGGGGTCTCCCTAGTCTGTCCCCTATCTCCACCGACCTTCTTCCCCACAGCGGGCTGTGGCCGGGTCTCGACCGACGTGGGCCCAGCCGCCCTCGGTGCAGGGTGGTCCGACCTCCTTCTCCGCACACCCCCACCTGCCACCCAGATTAGAAGTTTACAGCCTTCGCCTGCGGGGCAGAATCAGATGCTAGGAAACTGAGACCAGCTGTCTTTCACGTGGTTCAAAGCAGACCTGCACTGGGACTCGGGTCCGTTTAGGACTGAGGGTGGCCTGGGACGCCGAAAGCAAACTGTTTGCACTTGCGTGTGACTGGCCTTTGCGAACCGAGGTGTGTGTCCGAGCCGGCAAAGGGGCCCGGGCGCCGCAGAGAGCGGCCCCCAGCGCTGGCCTTCAGCCTCTAGCCCACGACTCGGGAGGCGCCGCAGCCCCAGACTTTGGGGCGCACTGCGCCCAGGGGGCCAGGAGAGGAGAAACGTCGAGCTCCCGTTCTTTCAcggcctttcttcttttcctttacttttctttgttttctcttatcttctttcctctgcctttccttcGATCGTTACGTTATTAATCAGGAAATTGATTCACAACTCCCACGGCGTCCGACCCTAAGGAGGTAGGGGCCCTGGGACCACCTTACCAGCCTTGTCTGGCAGTTTCGGGTGGAGAAATCTCAGGTTCCGGGCCGCGCCCTGGCCCAATGTTtgtactgaagaaaaaaaaaattctagtgtaATATTTTAATCCCAATTCTTTATCTCTGGGTTTGTCCTTTCCCTTACTGCTCCTGGAGCCGCCGCCGGGTTTCTGAGCGGCCTGGGGCTCAGGCCTGGCTGGCCCGCAGCCGGATGTCGGAGCCGGAGCTGTTCCCTACCCGGCCTTGCCCTCGGGCGACAAAACCGTCCTTCTGGCCTTGAGCTAGCGTCGCCTTGCCAAAATCAACTAGCATTTTCATGTATTCAAATGAGAAAGGTTGGGAAGGGCTACCTGCTCTCTTGGGCAATCCCTAGccttggaaggaaggaataagCGTCCTATGGGTACCTGCAGAGAACTGGAAACTTCCCTTCCTCGACGCCCGAGTAGCCGACGTGGCGCCCCCGCCCAGGCTGGGTCCCCAGGCTGTCGCGCATCTCTAGGCAGCTGTGTTCCCCAAGTTACCAACCGTCATCTCCAGCGAGAGGAAGTGCCCGGTCCCAGCTAGCCTCTCCTCACCCCTGTGCACCTCTTCCGCTCTGTCTCTGCTCAGTGCCGCCCATACTTTCCTCTGGCTACTTAAAAACTGCTAGGGTTGGGGTCCTAGAAGGACTGGGAAGTGCACACTTCAGGCATTGAGTTGGAAAATTAGGGGGGATGTGACAAAGTTTAGgtctgacagcagagagggaagagagtggTTGGGGGCCCTACTGTGTGCCACCGACTAGATGGAGTGCTTTGAGATCCGGGCATTTGCCCCATCTGCTGCCCCAGGTGTGTAAGAGCTGGGAGCCTGAAAGCCTGAGAATTGACTCCACCCCACCGGCAGAAGCTGGCCCTAATGGGGAGCCAGTGGGGGAGACCAAGAGCCTCAGAAAACTCTAGAATGTTATCTCTCTCCTGGAGGCTGCCAGCTTAAACCTAAATCCTTCCCTAAGGTGGAAGAATATTTAGCTTCTCAGTCCCTTAACTCCACCCCCCAACCTACCCAtcctcccccacccaacacacacacacacacacacacacacacacacacacacacacacacatccaggaGCTTTCCCACGGCCCCTCACTTGGCCCTGGTGGTTTAACTTTGGCTATTCAAATGTGATTGGCCTCAAatttacatagtttttttttttttaacagatgctTTTGTAACAATCATATAAATCATATCCTACAcatggggcaaaaaaaaaaaaaaaaggtaaaaatgcaTTCTAGCCAGGCTTTTTTCATCATATGGTCTTcctcatcaccccccccccaagtttaAAATTGTGGATTGGACTGACAAAAAGACTAATTTATTGGCATGGCTAGAGGAAGATtgcattcattatttaaaactaaaattcgACTGAAAGACATTGTTGAGTGGCTGCTTCTGGACTTCCAGCAGCTATTCCAGAGGTAACATCAGAAGAATCAAAAGCAGTGCATTTGTTTGAAGTTGCTTTTCCTTGTCCTATGGGCCACAGAGTAAAACTCACCTTGTCGTGAGTTTGTTTCTAAACAGAAACACTGGGAAGAGGCCTCCTTGTCAGCTTTCTCTTTTGCTGGGATACCAGCAAGATTTGCAGTAACTTTGACAACTTCCTGAATGCAGCTATCCTGGTTGTCTACTTTAAATGGATCTAAGTAAGGAAATGAGGCTGCCAGCACTGGGCTTTACCTGTGGTGGTAAGTCAAGCCTAGCTTCCGGGGATGTGTGGTGAGGACGTTGCAGACCTTCCCAACCAGCTGAGCTCTGCTCTCCTTAGGtccacatctttttaaaaaaattttttttcaacgtttatttatttttgggacagagagagacagagcatgaacgggggaggggcagagagagagggagacacagaatcggaaactggctccaggctctgagccatcagcccagagcctgacgcggggctcgaactcccgtaccgcgagatcgtgacctggctgaagtcggacgcttaaccgactgcgccacccaggcgccccataggtcCACATCTTAATCTACATTCCTACCAAGGTTGTATCATTCTGAACAACATAttccatttgtgtcattttcatttttttttatctccccccTGGACTAGAAGAtttctgggggtggggtccaCAGTCCCCACTGCCaaagcagagcctggagcatagTAGACTTTCAATAAAGATTTGTTGACTCAATCAATAAACTGCCCCAATCCAGATGCTGGCCAGGCTGGCATCTGGTGAGAAAAGATGCTGGAGCCTAGAAACCTTATCCACTGAACTCCAAAGTCTCCAATTGAGAGAGGACCTTAGGGAATCCTCTTAGCTGGGGCGGGTGGCGGGGCGTGGGGAGGATGGTTATTTAACAAATGGACTGACAGACTTACAGGGAAATGGATGGACAAATGCTTCTGGCAGAAAGGCAGGGGTCTCAGAGCCCTGGAATCCCTGGGCTTCCAGACCAACTGGGCATGGCTCTCATCCTGGCATCCATGCTTGATATTAACCCAAATCGTCAGGGTGACATGATCAAATTGGAATGCCCCCACCTCATTGGTTTCTGGAATTAAGCAGCATGGGCActaccacccacccccacactcacGTGCTTGCCTATCCAGGGCGTTCAACGTGCGACCAAAGGCAAATATTTCACTTTTCCCTCGTTGTGAAAAGGCAGCAGCCGAGCCTTTCCATAGCAGATATTGATTAAAAGTTAAAGAACCCCATCAACTTTCCATCAAGCAAAATGTTTCTCTCAGGGCTGTAGAGGAAACGTCCGTGTTTGAATAATATGTTTAAATTGGCAAGCAAACGAAGCGGAGCCCATGCACTGGGAAGGAAAAGCCTTGCAGCAGGGCTCTCTGTTAGTCCGGGGCGGTGTGCCCGCCTAAAAGCGTGTGGCGCGCTGCGTTCCCACCCTGGCGCTGGAGGGCGCCTGGGGAGCAGGCGGTGGTTAGGTCGGCGGGGTCTGCGCGTCGAGAGTGACTGACATGATCCTTCCGGGTGCCCGGCACTCTGTGGGCCTTGGCGGTGGCAGCGTGAGTGAAATTATCAAGCATTTACCCGAAGTGCCTCCCTGTCTTTAGGATCCAAAGCGTTTTATTCCACACGCTTTCTCTGTGTGATGTCATGATTTTCTTAAAGGTCCACTAAACCTCTCAAAATCTGCTGTGTTGTTGCAAGGTATTAACTGGAGGCCTCTCGTGTCAACTTCTCCTCCTGAAGTTTTATTTGCCATGAGAGCATGCGTGGGAATCCTTGAGAGAGGAAGCCCATTTGCCTCCTTTTCTGGGCTCCTGTCACTACCTGGAAACTACCTGGCAGGCGATACCGCAGCTGCATCTGGAGTCCTTGATGTGCAGCCCCCCTTCCCCTAACCCGTGCTGGGTGGTGTGGGGCTAAGCCCTGGCTGGGATGCTACCTGGGATCTGTGCCCCAAACTCCTTTCAGACCACACTTTCTTTCCATGGCCGCACCCCACCGGACCCAGGTTCCTGACTACTGCGAAAGGGGCTCAGAAGTCAGGTGGAGCCCCACTGGCCTTGGAGACTTAGGGCGCTAGCAGATCCAAAGTAGGTTTCTCTTTCAACGCTTTCGATGATGAAGTCTGTGGCGTAGATCCCACTCTCCTCACCCGACTCGTCTCCTGCTGCCAAAATACCTTCTATTGTGAATCTCTAGACTCCTCTGACCTCCTCATGACCCTCCTCTCACACCCTGCCAAGAGAAGTGGTTTCAATAAATAAAGCACAGTGGTCGGGTTGAAGGTCAGTTTACACTGGGGCAGAAGCTTCTAAACCTCCTGCAGGTGCTGGAATGGGAATAAACCAGACCATCATCCTAAGAGATGAGAGGATATGAGGAGATATGAACCGGGTCTCAGAGTGGGTAGCGGTGCATTGTCAGGAGCTTGGCCCTGATCCAGTCGTGAATTCGTGGTCCAACCATTTGAACTTGAGCTTCTGGGGAACCCGGTCAGATCCTTCCGGCCTCAGGTTCCCCTTTTTCCAAAAGAGTAGCTTGGACTGAGGAGGGTTCTGGCAGACGTCAATTGTATGAAGGAAGTCTGGAGTGGCTGGCACAGCAGTCAAGCCTGATGCCTCCCACACCCTCACcccgggggagaggggcagtgatgGGACCAGTACCGGTGTGAACCCAGGAAGGGAACTGTTCtggtgaagggggtggggggctgcttaGCTCTGGGAGTAGCAAAGCATCCCTCTAGGTGAGGGGCGGATAATGCTGGGAGAACAAGCTAGGAAGAAGAGTTCCCTCCCTTTTGCTCTGGTTTTGTGGTCTATGTTTCATGGTAACTTTTGGGCAAAAGCCTCTCCCTTTTTCACTTCCCAGCATCTCCAAAGACGATAACCGGCAGGGGAGAGAGCAGCGTCTTCCAATTCCCAAGCCCAGGCAAAGCCTCCTAGGGTAGGAGGCTGTACAGTGCTGTGCACACTCCTCTGGACAGGGCTGGTCTCTGAGACTGTCTCTCATCACCTAAGTAAGCTCCAGCTTAGCTTGTGTGACCGATGGGATCAGTAGGGTTTGTGTTTAAGAGCAGGGGATTTGGAATGAGATCTGGATTCTATTCCGTACTCTGCCAGAGACT
Protein-coding regions in this window:
- the FOXA1 gene encoding hepatocyte nuclear factor 3-alpha isoform X3, coding for MLGTVKMEGHESSDWNSYYADTQEAYSSVPVSNMNSGLGSMNSMNTYMTMNTMTTSGNMTPASFNMSYANPGLGAGLSPGAVAGMPGGSAGAMNSMTAAGVTAMGTTLSPGGMGAMGAQPAASMNGLSPYAAAMNPCMSPMAYAPSNLGRSRASGGGDAKTFKRSYPHAKPPYSYISLITMAIQQAPSKMLTLSEIYQWIMDLFPYYRQNQQRWQNSIRHSLSFNDCFVKVARSPDKPGKGSYWTLHPDSGNMFENGCYLRRQKRFKCEKQPGAGGGSGSGGGGGGGGGGGAKGGPESRKDPSSAANPSANSPLHRGVHGKAGQLEGAPAPGPAASPQTLDHSGATATGGASELKTPASSAAPPISSGPGALVSVPPSHPAHGLAPHESQLHLKGDPHYSFNHPFSINNLMSSSEQQHKLDFKAYEQALQYSPYGAALPASLPLGSASVATRSPIEPSALEPAYYQGVYSRPVLNTS
- the FOXA1 gene encoding hepatocyte nuclear factor 3-alpha isoform X1 — translated: MLGTVKMEGHESSDWNSYYADTQEAYSSVPVSNMNSGLGSMNSMNTYMTMNTMTTSGNMTPASFNMSYANPGLGAGLSPGAVAGMPGGSAGAMNSMTAAGVTAMGTTLSPGGMGAMGAQPAASMNGLSPYAAAMNPCMSPMAYAPSNLGRSRASGGGDAKTFKRSYPHAKPPYSYISLITMAIQQAPSKMLTLSEIYQWIMDLFPYYRQNQQRWQNSIRHSLSFNDCFVKVARSPDKPGKGSYWTLHPDSGNMFENGCYLRRQKRFKCEKQPGAGGGSGSGGGGGGGGGGGAKGGPESRKDPSSAANPSANSPLHRGVHGKAGQLEGAPAPGPAASPQTLDHSGATATGGASELKTPASSAAPPISSGPGALVSVPPSHPAHGLAPHESQLHLKGDPHYSFNHPFSINNLMSSSEQQHKLDFKAYEQALQYSPYGAALPASLPLGSASVATRSPIEPSALEPAYYQAPSLAGFTEPWTLQTATLTTLDSRHHSGKQCGVGEHPCISIFTCTMHTFSYYKHFFKNLTRGKSSLATFL
- the FOXA1 gene encoding hepatocyte nuclear factor 3-alpha isoform X2 gives rise to the protein MNSGLGSMNSMNTYMTMNTMTTSGNMTPASFNMSYANPGLGAGLSPGAVAGMPGGSAGAMNSMTAAGVTAMGTTLSPGGMGAMGAQPAASMNGLSPYAAAMNPCMSPMAYAPSNLGRSRASGGGDAKTFKRSYPHAKPPYSYISLITMAIQQAPSKMLTLSEIYQWIMDLFPYYRQNQQRWQNSIRHSLSFNDCFVKVARSPDKPGKGSYWTLHPDSGNMFENGCYLRRQKRFKCEKQPGAGGGSGSGGGGGGGGGGGAKGGPESRKDPSSAANPSANSPLHRGVHGKAGQLEGAPAPGPAASPQTLDHSGATATGGASELKTPASSAAPPISSGPGALVSVPPSHPAHGLAPHESQLHLKGDPHYSFNHPFSINNLMSSSEQQHKLDFKAYEQALQYSPYGAALPASLPLGSASVATRSPIEPSALEPAYYQAPSLAGFTEPWTLQTATLTTLDSRHHSGKQCGVGEHPCISIFTCTMHTFSYYKHFFKNLTRGKSSLATFL